The Asticcacaulis excentricus genome has a segment encoding these proteins:
- a CDS encoding VOC family protein, producing the protein MSHIAAVTLVVPDYDEAIAHYCTGLGFDLIEDSDLGGGKRWVLIAPPGSSEARLLLGKASTEAQRAAIGNQAGGRVFLILFTDDFARDHARFSAAGAVFTEAPRHEAYGTVAVFRDRFGNLWDLLEPKA; encoded by the coding sequence ATGAGCCACATAGCCGCCGTTACCCTCGTCGTGCCCGATTACGATGAGGCCATCGCCCATTACTGCACCGGGCTGGGCTTCGACCTGATCGAGGATAGCGACCTCGGCGGCGGCAAGCGCTGGGTGCTGATTGCCCCGCCCGGTTCGAGCGAAGCACGCCTGCTGCTGGGTAAGGCGTCGACCGAGGCTCAGCGCGCCGCCATCGGCAATCAAGCCGGTGGGCGTGTCTTTCTGATCTTGTTCACCGATGACTTTGCCCGCGACCATGCGCGCTTCAGCGCGGCGGGCGCGGTCTTTACCGAAGCCCCACGCCACGAAGCTTATGGCACAGTGGCCGTGTTCCGCGACCGGTTCGGCAATCTGTGGGACCTGCTGGAACCGAAGGCGTAA
- a CDS encoding GGDEF domain-containing protein: protein MTALPPSASADSEPSALSAGGLTASMQALLQSQFGGAPRPVTAPAPTPPAPEPQTGDEWPLAARTLIDSLIRENIRLKADIKALTEQVALAEHHADHDVLTPTLNRRAFLRDLGRAMGDGRRYGDPACLIYLDLDGFKAINDSYGHAAGDKALIHIAERLNANVREGDSVGRLGGDEFAILLRHADISVARSKAQKLEAELNIATFEHQGLYLRVGGSFGVRAYEGQASAEEWIAEADAAMFLVKKSSR, encoded by the coding sequence ATGACCGCCTTGCCGCCCTCAGCCTCTGCCGATTCTGAGCCCTCCGCCCTGTCCGCGGGCGGATTGACGGCGTCGATGCAGGCCCTGCTGCAAAGCCAGTTTGGTGGCGCCCCTCGCCCTGTTACGGCCCCCGCCCCTACCCCGCCCGCGCCGGAGCCCCAGACGGGTGACGAATGGCCCTTGGCGGCGCGCACCCTGATCGACAGCCTGATCCGCGAAAACATCCGCCTGAAGGCCGATATCAAGGCCCTGACCGAGCAGGTGGCGCTGGCTGAGCACCACGCCGATCACGATGTGCTGACGCCGACGCTCAACCGTCGCGCCTTCCTGCGGGATCTGGGCCGCGCCATGGGGGATGGCCGCCGCTATGGCGATCCGGCCTGCCTGATCTATCTCGATCTGGATGGTTTCAAGGCCATCAACGATTCCTACGGCCACGCCGCCGGCGACAAGGCGCTGATCCACATTGCTGAGCGGCTCAACGCCAATGTGCGCGAAGGCGATTCGGTCGGGCGGTTGGGCGGCGATGAATTCGCCATCTTGCTGCGTCACGCCGATATTTCCGTCGCTCGCAGCAAGGCGCAGAAGCTTGAGGCTGAACTGAATATCGCCACCTTTGAGCATCAGGGTCTGTACCTGCGCGTCGGCGGTTCGTTTGGCGTGCGTGCCTACGAAGGGCAGGCCTCGGCCGAAGAATGGATCGCCGAAGCCGATGCAGCCATGTTTCTGGTCAAGAAATCGAGCCGATGA
- the purE gene encoding 5-(carboxyamino)imidazole ribonucleotide mutase has translation MTASKPRVAIIMGSRSDWPVMKKAAEALDGLGVTYEARVVSAHRTPERMVEFAKSAKAEGFQVIIAGAGGAAHLPGMTASLTPLPVLGVPVPVRDGLKGLDSLLSIVQMPGGVPVGTLAVGEAGAKNAGLLAAQILALSDPELAIRVEALRQAQTDGVPDSVED, from the coding sequence ATGACCGCGTCGAAACCCAGAGTCGCCATCATTATGGGCTCGCGCTCGGACTGGCCGGTGATGAAAAAGGCCGCCGAGGCGCTGGACGGCCTGGGCGTCACCTATGAGGCGCGCGTCGTCTCGGCGCACCGCACGCCGGAGCGCATGGTCGAATTTGCCAAATCCGCCAAGGCTGAGGGTTTTCAGGTCATTATCGCCGGCGCCGGTGGGGCCGCCCACCTGCCGGGCATGACCGCCTCGCTGACGCCGCTGCCGGTTCTGGGCGTGCCGGTGCCGGTGCGCGACGGGCTGAAAGGCCTCGACTCGCTCCTGTCGATCGTGCAGATGCCGGGCGGTGTGCCGGTCGGCACGCTGGCGGTCGGGGAAGCCGGTGCCAAGAATGCCGGGCTTCTGGCGGCGCAGATTCTGGCCCTGTCCGATCCCGAACTGGCGATCCGCGTCGAAGCCCTGCGTCAGGCGCAGACCGACGGCGTGCCCGATAGCGTTGAGGACTAA
- a CDS encoding 5-(carboxyamino)imidazole ribonucleotide synthase: protein MKPLPLGSKIGILGDGQLGRMLSQAASRLGFKVVVYGPDAESPAASVSAVSKVARYTDEAALDRFAAASDVITFEFENVPVTSLDYLVSKGAKVAPNARALGITQDRILEKRFARSVGIGTVDFYEINSLDDLEKAIAANGLPALLKTRREGYDGKGQVWIRAADEAKAAFDSLNGRPAILEAKADFQREVSVIAARGYDGTVKTYPVGENHHVSGILSTTLAPAVVSETLKERAETIARKVLEGLDYVGVLGVELFVLEGDELILNEIAPRVHNTGHWTQDGCLCDQFEQHIRAVAGWPLGDTTARFQVEMTNLLGPDVLVWEALSQEPDSRLYIYGKDDPRPGRKMGHINRLKASL from the coding sequence TTGAAACCGCTGCCTTTGGGGTCAAAAATCGGCATTTTGGGCGATGGTCAGTTGGGGCGGATGCTGTCGCAGGCGGCGTCACGGCTGGGCTTCAAGGTGGTGGTCTATGGGCCCGACGCCGAATCGCCGGCGGCCAGCGTCTCGGCGGTGTCGAAGGTGGCGCGCTATACGGATGAGGCGGCGCTCGATCGCTTTGCCGCGGCCTCGGACGTGATTACGTTTGAGTTTGAAAACGTACCCGTCACCTCGCTCGACTATCTGGTGTCCAAAGGCGCGAAGGTCGCCCCCAATGCGCGGGCGTTGGGCATCACGCAGGACCGTATCCTCGAAAAGCGCTTTGCCCGCAGCGTCGGCATCGGCACGGTCGATTTCTATGAGATCAACAGCCTTGACGATCTCGAAAAGGCGATTGCAGCCAATGGCTTGCCCGCCCTTCTGAAGACGCGCCGCGAAGGCTATGACGGCAAGGGTCAGGTGTGGATTCGCGCCGCCGACGAAGCGAAAGCGGCCTTCGACAGCCTCAATGGTCGCCCGGCGATTCTGGAGGCGAAGGCCGATTTTCAGCGCGAAGTCTCGGTGATCGCGGCGCGCGGCTACGACGGTACGGTGAAAACCTATCCGGTCGGAGAAAACCACCACGTCAGCGGCATTCTTTCAACGACCTTGGCCCCGGCAGTGGTCTCGGAAACCTTGAAAGAACGGGCCGAGACGATTGCCAGGAAGGTGCTGGAAGGCCTTGATTATGTGGGCGTACTGGGCGTCGAGCTGTTTGTGCTCGAAGGCGATGAACTGATCCTCAACGAGATCGCGCCGCGCGTGCACAATACCGGACACTGGACGCAGGACGGCTGCCTGTGTGATCAGTTCGAGCAGCATATCCGCGCCGTCGCTGGCTGGCCGCTGGGCGATACCACAGCGCGTTTTCAGGTCGAAATGACCAATCTTCTGGGGCCGGATGTGCTGGTCTGGGAAGCCCTGTCGCAGGAACCGGACTCACGGCTCTATATCTATGGCAAGGATGATCCCCGTCCGGGCCGCAAAATGGGCCATATCAACCGCTTGAAGGCGAGTCTTTAA
- a CDS encoding COQ9 family protein, translating to MSANALTELEQSLATACAALMPDLGLTRVTVRVAGARIGLSPAEVELICPNGPSDIAAILWRQGDAALAGDDIDAQLSAMKVRERIGFLLNRRIDAACADERATHRLIGHLCLPQHLGLYRRLLWESADLVWRKAGDKALDENHYSKRAIVSGILATALMTRLTQGVEAQHEQIARNIEQVMAFEKFKAKLPLKPEDALLGAVEFLGKLRFGAAA from the coding sequence ATGTCCGCAAATGCCCTTACCGAACTGGAACAGTCACTGGCCACGGCCTGTGCCGCGCTGATGCCCGATCTGGGCCTGACCCGCGTCACCGTGCGCGTCGCGGGTGCGCGAATCGGCCTCAGCCCCGCTGAAGTCGAACTGATCTGTCCCAACGGGCCGTCGGACATCGCCGCGATCCTGTGGCGTCAGGGGGATGCAGCGCTTGCGGGTGATGACATTGACGCGCAACTGTCTGCGATGAAGGTGCGTGAACGCATCGGCTTCCTGCTCAACCGCCGCATCGACGCCGCCTGCGCGGATGAACGCGCCACGCACCGCCTGATAGGGCACCTGTGCCTGCCGCAGCATCTGGGGCTGTACCGTCGCCTGCTGTGGGAGTCGGCTGACCTTGTGTGGCGCAAGGCGGGGGATAAGGCGCTGGATGAAAACCACTATTCCAAACGCGCCATCGTGTCCGGCATTCTGGCCACGGCCCTGATGACGCGCCTGACGCAAGGGGTTGAGGCCCAGCACGAGCAGATCGCCCGCAATATCGAGCAGGTGATGGCGTTTGAAAAATTCAAGGCCAAACTGCCGCTCAAGCCGGAAGACGCGCTTTTGGGGGCCGTGGAATTTCTGGGTAAGCTGCGCTTTGGGGCGGCGGCCTGA
- the rpsU gene encoding 30S ribosomal protein S21, whose protein sequence is MPLVQIFVRDNNVDQALKALKKKMQREGSFREMKRHVHYEKPSEKRARQQAEAVRRARKLARKRLQREGGATTGRSK, encoded by the coding sequence ATACCTCTGGTACAGATCTTTGTCCGCGACAACAACGTCGATCAGGCCCTGAAGGCGCTGAAGAAGAAGATGCAACGTGAAGGCTCCTTCCGCGAAATGAAGCGTCACGTCCACTACGAAAAGCCCTCTGAAAAGCGCGCTCGCCAGCAGGCCGAAGCCGTGCGCCGCGCCCGCAAGCTGGCGCGCAAGCGTCTGCAACGCGAAGGCGGTGCGACCACGGGCCGCTCGAAGTAA
- a CDS encoding acyl-CoA thioesterase, protein MKHQKDTQPNEALIAIRTIAMPADTNPAGDIFGGWLMSQMDLAAGNVAARRAVGRAATIAVEGMTFHTPVRVGDEVSVYAELISTGRTSMKIHVQAWRRSRDSDVRIKVTDADFTFVAIDENGNSRPLPLP, encoded by the coding sequence ATGAAACACCAGAAAGACACGCAGCCGAACGAGGCGCTGATTGCCATTCGCACCATTGCTATGCCGGCGGACACCAATCCGGCGGGCGATATTTTCGGAGGCTGGCTGATGTCGCAGATGGACCTCGCCGCTGGTAACGTCGCCGCGCGCCGGGCCGTGGGCCGCGCCGCTACCATTGCGGTTGAGGGGATGACCTTCCATACGCCGGTGCGGGTGGGCGACGAAGTGTCCGTCTATGCCGAGCTGATCTCCACCGGGCGTACCTCGATGAAGATCCACGTTCAGGCGTGGCGGCGCTCACGCGACTCCGACGTGCGCATCAAGGTGACCGATGCCGACTTTACCTTTGTCGCCATCGACGAAAACGGCAATTCGCGCCCGCTGCCCCTGCCTTGA